One genomic window of Methanosalsum zhilinae DSM 4017 includes the following:
- the hdrC gene encoding CoB--CoM heterodisulfide reductase subunit C has product MHGTLEEILKNENIDVLKCMQCGVCSASCPSGRHMTLNVRKLVRRASRKIFDLGEEEMWMCTTCYTCQERCPRKIRIADTILAVRSKAVLEGFMKFHHRNVAHMFIETGHAVPINQENIDKREKLGLRRLPATVASRDQALDDLKKLLRSCSFDMLVEYDSNE; this is encoded by the coding sequence ATGCATGGTACATTAGAAGAAATACTCAAAAATGAAAACATTGATGTCTTAAAGTGCATGCAATGTGGTGTCTGCAGTGCAAGTTGTCCTTCGGGCAGACATATGACATTAAATGTCAGAAAACTGGTTAGAAGAGCTTCTCGCAAGATATTTGATCTTGGTGAAGAAGAGATGTGGATGTGCACCACATGCTATACATGCCAGGAGAGATGTCCAAGGAAAATCAGAATAGCTGACACTATACTTGCCGTTCGCTCAAAGGCAGTATTAGAAGGGTTCATGAAATTCCATCACAGAAATGTTGCCCATATGTTTATTGAAACAGGACATGCAGTACCGATCAATCAGGAAAATATCGACAAGCGTGAAAAACTGGGACTTAGAAGACTTCCAGCAACAGTTGCCAGCAGAGACCAGGCACTTGACGATCTCAAAAAGCTCCTCAGATCATGCAGTTTTGATATGCTTGTAGAATATGATTCAAATGAATAA
- a CDS encoding PGF-CTERM sorting domain-containing protein, with product MGSVGFEIEDQFTEPPVDDPVDEEPETLGFEAILTAAGLLAAMFIIKKKF from the coding sequence ATGGGTTCAGTCGGATTTGAAATTGAAGACCAGTTTACAGAACCTCCTGTTGATGACCCAGTTGATGAGGAGCCTGAAACTCTCGGGTTTGAAGCTATTCTGACAGCTGCAGGTCTTCTTGCTGCAATGTTCATAATCAAAAAAAAGTTCTAA
- a CDS encoding PGF-CTERM sorting domain-containing protein, whose protein sequence is MDQKKKKLFKLTLISCALMIAFSFPVLSHSHDAHEMEGEFLDVRNDIRAIAQNIHDNSEHILEDESLDPEIRAVAEDVHQVAHKVDRSAHDIRHYIDDGEYSKATDELEILKSSIIELNRLVHDLWDYELFELQHHVDEIHDDMHDLQHKFQEFEVMFYVYIGDREYTEETHADSSDLSINERLLEIRNEIRALAQKIHDESEYIAEDEALDPEIRDVAEKVHQLSHKVDRSAHDIRHYIDDGEVDKARDEMTNLRSLVVSLNSLAHELDDITPESHKHHADEVHHDMHALQHKLDDFSQLLSEWLEKNSSDEYDLSSAEPVAETPGFEAILTAAGLLAAMFIVRKIHD, encoded by the coding sequence ATGGATCAGAAAAAGAAAAAATTGTTTAAATTGACCTTAATTTCATGTGCTCTGATGATTGCGTTTTCATTCCCGGTGCTCTCGCATTCGCACGATGCCCATGAAATGGAGGGCGAATTTCTGGATGTCAGGAATGATATCCGTGCTATTGCTCAGAATATACATGATAACTCAGAACATATTTTGGAAGACGAATCACTTGATCCTGAAATAAGAGCTGTGGCAGAGGATGTACACCAGGTGGCACATAAAGTAGACAGATCTGCACATGATATCAGGCACTATATAGATGATGGTGAGTATTCAAAGGCTACAGATGAACTGGAGATTCTCAAATCATCTATAATTGAGCTGAACAGGCTGGTGCATGATCTCTGGGACTATGAATTATTTGAATTGCAACATCATGTGGATGAAATCCATGATGATATGCATGATCTTCAGCACAAATTTCAGGAATTTGAGGTGATGTTTTATGTATACATTGGTGACCGTGAATATACTGAAGAGACTCATGCAGATTCCAGTGATTTGTCAATAAATGAGAGATTACTGGAAATCAGAAATGAAATAAGAGCTCTGGCCCAGAAAATCCATGACGAATCTGAATATATTGCAGAAGATGAAGCACTTGATCCCGAAATAAGGGACGTTGCTGAAAAAGTGCACCAGCTGTCACATAAGGTTGACCGGTCTGCACATGATATCAGACACTACATCGATGATGGAGAGGTCGATAAAGCCAGGGACGAAATGACAAATTTAAGAAGCCTTGTTGTTTCTTTAAACAGCCTTGCACATGAACTGGATGATATCACTCCGGAATCACATAAACATCATGCAGATGAGGTACACCATGACATGCATGCGCTGCAGCATAAACTGGATGATTTCAGCCAGCTGCTCAGTGAGTGGTTAGAAAAGAATAGCAGTGATGAATATGATCTCTCCAGTGCAGAACCTGTTGCAGAAACTCCCGGGTTTGAAGCTATTCTGACCGCTGCAGGTCTTCTTGCTGCAATGTTCATTGTACGCAAAATTCATGATTAA
- a CDS encoding double-cubane-cluster-containing anaerobic reductase, protein MNSLKTIEYLKDSYSKRICQLGKGKKSGKKIVGTFCIFVPDEIIFAAGADRVILCGGKNDTISIAEQYLPRNICPLVKSSFGSIVNDGCSGVKSCSHFDMVDLIVAENTCDSKKKMYELLDDYVPIHVIDLPQRPDSPAALNYFLDELDRFKSRMEQLTGNKVTDEQLKKEIKSSNEIRKLFHRLYELRKKDPSPINGTDVLKILQKQYFLSKDELKKSLNMLIDEVEEVDHRNEHMPRIMISGCPMSGGNTKVPEIVESRGGVIVAEESCTGTRSFWDPVDENKDPMLALAQRYIKIPCSCMSPNERRIDHILELAREFRVDGVVYYTLQFCHGYNIEKYKVQQALKDAGIPMLFIETDYSNSDVEQIGVRVDAFMEMIS, encoded by the coding sequence ATGAATAGTTTAAAAACCATTGAGTATCTCAAAGATTCATATAGTAAACGTATTTGCCAGCTAGGAAAAGGCAAAAAATCAGGAAAAAAGATCGTTGGAACTTTCTGTATTTTTGTACCGGACGAGATAATCTTTGCTGCAGGTGCTGACCGGGTAATACTATGTGGAGGCAAGAATGATACCATTTCTATAGCAGAACAATATCTTCCAAGAAATATATGTCCACTTGTTAAGTCTTCCTTTGGCTCAATTGTCAATGATGGTTGCTCTGGTGTAAAATCCTGCTCCCATTTTGATATGGTGGATCTTATAGTAGCTGAAAATACCTGTGATAGCAAAAAGAAGATGTATGAGTTGCTGGATGATTATGTTCCAATCCATGTTATTGATCTTCCGCAAAGACCTGATAGTCCTGCAGCTCTGAATTATTTTTTAGATGAGCTTGATAGGTTTAAAAGCAGGATGGAGCAACTTACCGGAAATAAGGTTACTGATGAACAATTGAAAAAAGAAATAAAATCTTCGAATGAAATAAGGAAGCTGTTTCACAGGCTTTATGAACTGCGTAAAAAGGATCCATCTCCTATAAATGGTACAGATGTGCTAAAAATTCTTCAAAAACAATATTTCCTGTCAAAAGATGAGCTGAAAAAGTCTCTCAACATGCTGATCGATGAAGTTGAAGAAGTTGATCACAGAAATGAACACATGCCCAGAATAATGATATCTGGCTGCCCGATGTCTGGTGGAAATACAAAGGTGCCAGAAATTGTTGAGAGTAGAGGTGGAGTTATTGTTGCTGAAGAAAGCTGTACCGGAACACGATCATTCTGGGATCCGGTTGATGAAAATAAGGATCCAATGCTGGCACTGGCCCAACGCTATATCAAAATACCCTGTTCATGCATGAGTCCAAATGAAAGACGCATAGATCACATACTGGAACTTGCAAGGGAATTCAGGGTAGACGGAGTTGTATACTATACTTTGCAGTTCTGCCACGGATATAACATAGAAAAATATAAGGTGCAGCAGGCTCTCAAAGATGCTGGAATACCTATGCTATTTATTGAAACAGATTACAGTAACTCGGATGTGGAGCAGATCGGGGTTCGTGTGGATGCATTCATGGAGATGATTTCATGA
- a CDS encoding acyl-CoA dehydratase activase, which translates to MISAGIDSGSATTKAVLVRDGIDVSHIIRPTAFDFISAAEKAYEEILDYAGIGRKDVDHVYSTGYGRESIKFADKNVSEITAHALGVLHLYPDVNGIIDIGGQDSKVISVNNGRVTDFLMNDKCAAGTGKFLEYTARALEVSIGDLGDLALASKKPADISSMCTVFAESEVISLRAKGLSKEDIAAGLIVSIARRVAVMARKISLKKNVAFVGGVAKNVGIKNALEWELGTELYVPPEPQITGALGAALYGSR; encoded by the coding sequence ATGATATCAGCTGGAATTGATTCTGGATCTGCCACAACAAAGGCAGTTCTGGTAAGGGATGGGATAGACGTTTCGCATATTATAAGGCCTACAGCATTTGATTTTATTTCAGCAGCAGAAAAGGCATATGAGGAAATTCTTGATTATGCTGGAATTGGCAGAAAGGACGTTGATCATGTATATTCAACAGGATATGGCAGAGAAAGCATAAAATTTGCCGATAAAAATGTAAGTGAAATTACTGCTCATGCCCTGGGTGTGCTTCATCTGTATCCGGATGTGAACGGAATTATAGATATCGGAGGTCAGGACAGCAAAGTAATTTCTGTAAATAATGGCAGGGTAACTGATTTTTTAATGAACGATAAATGTGCTGCAGGTACAGGTAAATTTCTGGAGTATACTGCAAGAGCACTTGAAGTTTCAATAGGGGATCTGGGTGATCTAGCACTGGCTTCTAAAAAGCCTGCAGATATTTCAAGTATGTGCACTGTCTTTGCAGAATCAGAGGTTATATCACTTCGTGCAAAGGGACTTTCAAAAGAAGATATAGCAGCAGGTCTTATTGTGAGCATTGCCCGCAGGGTTGCCGTTATGGCCCGAAAAATCAGTCTCAAAAAGAATGTGGCATTTGTTGGAGGTGTGGCTAAGAATGTGGGCATCAAAAATGCCTTAGAATGGGAACTGGGAACAGAGCTTTACGTACCTCCAGAGCCACAGATTACAGGGGCGCTCGGGGCAGCACTTTATGGCAGCAGATGA
- a CDS encoding class II glutamine amidotransferase, which produces MCGIFSVIDRNRSRMDGSAIKDALSLMDERGSGEGAGYVAYGIYPDFPDCYALHVFFDNIVEPKSKVDDLLSKWGVIVHQEEIPTYEQPRLKRQHIPWRYFFKPYKDLMVGSLTPEEDIIIKTVMSINSGINGALVFSSGKNMGVFKAAGWPEDVANFYRIDSYKGYIWLAHNRYPTNTPGWWGGAHPFNLLDWSVVHNGEITSYGTNRQYVESNGYKCTMSTDTEVVAYLFDLLGRKHELPENFIVKALAPHFWDEIDSMQPRERELNRAIRLTYGPAMMNGPFGIVVARSDGIVGFTDRIKLRPLVVGDDGDRLYISSEEAAIRTVDPDIENIYMPKAGEPVIGRAVI; this is translated from the coding sequence ATGTGTGGAATTTTTAGTGTAATTGATAGAAATAGATCCAGAATGGATGGATCTGCTATAAAGGATGCTCTCAGTCTGATGGATGAGAGGGGGAGCGGAGAAGGTGCTGGTTATGTGGCATATGGGATATACCCTGATTTTCCAGACTGCTATGCCCTTCATGTCTTTTTTGATAACATAGTTGAACCAAAATCAAAGGTGGATGATCTTCTTAGCAAGTGGGGTGTGATTGTACATCAGGAGGAGATCCCTACTTATGAACAGCCCAGGCTTAAGAGACAGCATATCCCCTGGAGATACTTCTTCAAGCCCTATAAGGATCTGATGGTAGGGAGCCTGACCCCTGAGGAAGATATAATCATAAAGACGGTCATGAGTATAAACTCTGGAATTAATGGCGCACTGGTATTTTCTTCCGGAAAGAATATGGGTGTCTTTAAGGCTGCAGGATGGCCAGAGGATGTGGCCAATTTCTACCGTATCGACTCCTATAAGGGGTACATATGGCTTGCTCATAACCGCTATCCTACAAACACTCCTGGATGGTGGGGCGGTGCACATCCGTTTAATCTTCTGGACTGGAGCGTTGTTCACAACGGTGAGATCACATCCTATGGAACGAACCGCCAGTATGTTGAAAGCAATGGATATAAGTGTACAATGTCTACGGATACCGAAGTTGTAGCTTATCTCTTTGACCTGCTTGGCAGAAAGCATGAACTTCCCGAAAACTTTATCGTAAAAGCCCTGGCTCCCCATTTCTGGGATGAGATCGATTCAATGCAACCCCGGGAAAGAGAACTTAACCGGGCCATACGTCTGACATATGGGCCTGCAATGATGAACGGTCCCTTTGGAATAGTTGTGGCAAGAAGTGATGGGATTGTGGGATTTACAGATCGTATTAAACTCAGGCCTCTTGTGGTGGGAGATGATGGTGACAGACTCTATATCTCCAGCGAAGAGGCAGCAATACGCACAGTTGATCCTGATATAGAAAATATATACATGCCAAAGGCAGGAGAACCTGTTATCGGGAGAGCTGTCATATGA
- a CDS encoding glutamate synthase-related protein, with product MSLGSIPLKYRIDIDRDQCMRCMRCVENCSYGVFRNEEGKLILNSRKCTACHRCISMCPRDAISLKERPVDYRSHSLWTGEAREDIINQSRTGKILLAGMGNAKEYPVIFDRLVLDACQVTNPSIDPLREPMELRTHIGKKPPRLEFKKNEDGDVDLITELAPNLELETPIMIGHMSYGAISLNAQRSIAKAVSKVGTFMGTGEGGLHESIYPYQDNMIVQVASGRFGVDINYLDRGAAIEIKIGQGAKPGIGGHLPGEKVCSDVSCTRMIPLGSDAISPAPHHDIYSIEDLAQLVRGLKEATQWKKPVFVKVAAVHNVAAIAAGIARSSADAVVIDGFRGGTGAAPKVFRDNVGIPIEAAIASVDRKLNEQGIRNEISIIASGGIRNSADIAKSIALGADAVYIGTAALIAMGCRVCGSCYRGLCPWGIATQREDLVKRLDIESGSRQVANLIHAWTYELSELMGAAGINSIESLRGNRERLRGYMLDEGTLDVLQIKPIGA from the coding sequence ATGAGTCTGGGAAGTATCCCCTTAAAATACAGGATAGATATCGATCGGGATCAGTGCATGCGGTGCATGAGGTGTGTAGAAAACTGTTCATATGGAGTATTCAGAAATGAAGAAGGTAAACTGATCCTCAATTCTCGAAAATGCACAGCATGTCACCGATGTATATCTATGTGCCCCAGAGATGCGATTTCACTCAAGGAACGCCCTGTAGATTATAGATCTCATTCTCTCTGGACAGGCGAGGCACGTGAGGATATCATCAACCAGTCCCGAACAGGTAAGATCTTACTGGCAGGAATGGGTAATGCAAAGGAATATCCGGTAATCTTTGACAGGCTGGTTCTGGATGCATGTCAGGTAACAAATCCAAGTATTGATCCTTTACGTGAACCAATGGAACTTCGGACCCACATAGGAAAAAAACCACCGAGGCTCGAGTTTAAAAAGAATGAGGATGGAGATGTGGATCTGATAACAGAACTTGCCCCAAATCTTGAACTTGAAACGCCGATTATGATCGGGCATATGAGCTACGGAGCGATCAGTCTTAATGCCCAGAGAAGTATTGCAAAGGCAGTCTCTAAAGTCGGTACATTCATGGGAACTGGTGAGGGTGGACTTCATGAGAGTATATATCCATATCAGGATAATATGATAGTTCAGGTAGCTTCAGGACGTTTTGGTGTTGATATCAATTATCTGGACAGGGGTGCAGCCATCGAGATCAAGATCGGTCAGGGTGCAAAGCCTGGCATAGGGGGTCATCTTCCTGGTGAGAAAGTATGTTCTGATGTTTCATGTACCAGAATGATTCCTCTTGGAAGTGATGCCATAAGTCCTGCACCCCACCATGATATCTATAGTATAGAGGATCTGGCACAGCTGGTAAGAGGTCTCAAGGAAGCCACCCAGTGGAAAAAACCTGTTTTTGTAAAGGTTGCAGCAGTTCATAACGTTGCAGCTATTGCAGCAGGAATTGCCCGTTCATCGGCGGATGCAGTTGTGATTGATGGATTCAGGGGAGGTACTGGTGCGGCACCCAAGGTTTTCCGTGATAATGTAGGAATTCCGATCGAAGCTGCCATTGCAAGTGTTGACCGGAAACTGAATGAACAGGGTATCAGGAATGAAATCTCAATAATTGCAAGCGGTGGGATCAGGAATAGTGCTGACATTGCAAAATCAATTGCTCTGGGTGCCGATGCTGTGTATATAGGAACTGCGGCACTGATTGCAATGGGATGCAGGGTGTGCGGAAGCTGCTACCGTGGTCTATGTCCCTGGGGAATCGCTACCCAACGAGAAGATCTTGTAAAGCGTCTGGATATAGAAAGCGGCTCAAGGCAGGTTGCAAATCTTATACATGCATGGACTTATGAACTTAGTGAATTGATGGGTGCTGCAGGTATAAACAGTATAGAAAGTTTAAGAGGAAACAGAGAACGTTTGAGGGGATACATGCTTGATGAAGGAACCCTCGATGTTTTACAGATAAAGCCAATAGGAGCATGA
- a CDS encoding GltB/FmdC/FwdC-like GXGXG domain-containing protein — protein sequence MIPDEKVVIDARGIHYTRLNGLIRQAVEDGATEIVLKNVLGQRFIADALKADVCIEIYGVPGGDLGMFMSGPVCIVHGNCEHAPGNTMDDGRIIVHGSTGDAAAHSMRGGKIFVRDYIGYRGGIHMKEYDQKKPTLVIGKSAHAFLGEYMAGGLIIMLGIDQKGPFLERGIGSGIHGGRIVIRGPVDDRYLGVGARKMELDENMLCEIHSLVKEFCNYFNIDDKPLMDNDYTIIGPSSSRPFAGKYTWE from the coding sequence ATGATACCCGATGAAAAGGTGGTTATTGATGCCCGGGGTATTCATTATACCCGGCTAAATGGATTGATAAGACAGGCCGTAGAAGACGGCGCCACTGAAATTGTGCTCAAAAACGTACTCGGGCAGAGATTTATTGCAGATGCCCTTAAAGCTGATGTCTGTATTGAAATATACGGAGTACCCGGAGGTGATCTTGGAATGTTTATGAGTGGACCTGTATGCATTGTGCATGGTAACTGTGAACATGCACCGGGTAATACAATGGATGATGGAAGGATCATTGTTCACGGAAGTACTGGTGATGCTGCTGCTCATAGTATGAGAGGTGGGAAAATATTTGTTAGGGATTACATTGGCTACCGTGGAGGCATACATATGAAAGAGTATGATCAGAAGAAGCCCACCCTTGTAATTGGCAAATCTGCACATGCCTTTCTTGGAGAATATATGGCTGGTGGTTTGATAATCATGCTTGGAATTGATCAGAAAGGTCCATTCCTTGAAAGAGGAATCGGCAGTGGTATACATGGCGGCAGGATAGTTATCCGTGGGCCTGTCGATGATCGCTATCTTGGCGTGGGTGCTAGAAAGATGGAATTGGATGAAAATATGCTTTGTGAGATACATTCTCTGGTAAAGGAATTCTGCAATTACTTCAATATTGATGATAAACCTCTGATGGATAATGATTATACGATCATTGGACCTTCAAGCAGCAGACCTTTTGCTGGTAAATATACCTGGGAGTGA